TGCCTTTTTTCTGTCCTTCACGCCGGTGATCTGAGGAAAGTAAATGTCTAGCGCCAGGAAACCGgtgctgcagagaaaacacagtgtTCCCATGGCGACAGCGTAGTTGCAGGCATACTGATTGCGGTTGAAGATGCAGAATTCCTCGACCTCGTCAGGACGGTTAACGTAACCCTCGTTAGCAACGCAGCCGAGGATCACAATGGAgaagagctggaaacagagggGAGAGAACAGCTAGCTCAGTGCTAACAGACACATTGATTCTCAGTAGAGGAGGCTAGATACTAACATGAGTAGACCCTCAGGTGTCTACATCAGGGCTCACCTGACATGTGCAGACCAGTTCTTCATTTAACCCTTTAGCAAGAATCCTGAAGatgattcaaaataaaatgattccTTTTCTTGACGCCTGGTTACAGACGTGAAACTCatctcttctgctctctgtcttgTATAAACTGCTAAATAAACAACTTGCGTTAAAACGTTTTTCACTGATAGAATCGTTAAATAGTAGTTTATGAAGTAGTTAAAGGAGGAGAAGATGTAGttaaatatataacaaatggtgcaatatctacatctctctatgtgcaatacagtataattcccttacctttctttattttgttctgtgaatttgtaaattacagttgttttttatttttagtagctttttttaacagtctttattgtttttatttattatatcttgatttttctacttatgtctctattgcactatcctgtatgctgctgtaacaatgcaagtttccccgctgagggatgAATAAGGgattatcttttcttttcttgtcttatGAACCTTTGAGTACGAATTGAACTGGATGCTGCTTGTGACGGTTAAAGTAAGAATCACTGCTTCAGACACACTGACTGTTCACAGACTGTTGGACTGAACTGGAGATGATCCAGGTCTGTTCACACTCCATCACCTTGCTTAGACTTCTGTCATCAGGTGTTTCTAtcattttgtccaccccattcaTATTGACTAGtttaggctaaataacagaaacacctgttgatataaaacaatacaattcaacaaaaTGATCACAACGTTGaatcaacacaaactgaaggaTTTATCATGTTGAGcaggtgttcctaataaactggacactgaCTGTATGTTCatggtgtccacatacttttggccatgtagtgtacATGCTTTTGCCACAGTGTGTAATATCCAAtcagaattaaataaatatatatttaattatgttttattctactttttttttacttaaatttgaatttgaatgaatttacatgaaaacattgtttcatTCACAGTCTCCcccgaccaatcagagcacacTGTCTCCTCTGTAAACCGTccaatcagagcagcagcagtgttaaACAGTGAGGTTTTGTTTGAAGAGTCTTGTGTTGAGCCTCAGGAATGTTAACACCAGtctcatgacacacacacacacacacacacacacagacatgagtggATTAATGTCACTGTGACACTTCCTGGTGTGACATGTAACTCCTCCCAGTCAGAACACATGGACTCACCTGTGTGACCTCTCAGGTGAGTCCGTTTGTGACGATTGTTAATTAATTTACACCAGCCAAAGCACTGAAATgttgtgacatcatcattatATCATCAGACTCACCCAGCAGAGGATCCTCACCACAGTCTGAGGTTGTCTGATGAAGGTCAGAGGGTCGAAAGCTCCGCCCGCCTTCCCTGCCCCGTATGCCTGGAAACCGTCCATCCAGACCACTTCCTGTTCCTCAGACCAGCTCAGACTAGTAAGGAACAGTATGGACCGGTTCAGCCCAGCTCAGCCTACTTTaaccctccacctccacctcccagtTCAATCCAGTTAGATTTTACTCAGAAAAGGTCCCAGTCCAGTTGGTCCAGTAGTCCAGTTGGTCCAGTTAGGTCCAGTTAATCCAGTTGGTCCAGTTAGTCCAGTTTGGTCCAGTTAGTCCAGTTAGTCCAGTCAGTCCTGGTTATTCTCTGTTCCTGTACTGGTCTCTgcgctctcttcttcttctctgctgttatTAACTGTAATCTGCTCTAAtcttcctcatccctctctgaTGTGGGTTTTTAAACCCTGAGCTGTGTCTCACAGGCTGTGGTCTGCCTCCAACCAGCTCCACCaatcacatgtttttattgtttttcattttctatgttAGTGGTTCAAGTCCTCCAATCAcagtggagggggtggggttaCACTCCCTGAGAGATAATGTTGCCTGAGAGGCTAAATGTAGGGTGTAAAACCCCACTTTACATctttctcccttcttcttccttctctccttccctcgttcttcttctgtttctttatttattgatgaATCTGAACACAGATTTCTACTTGAGGACACTTTAATTTCAATATTTGGCCAGAAAATGTTCTCTTTGAAGGTTATATTACAGCTCGTGATGCaacagtcacttcctgtttacatagttgTTTGCTCCTGACTGGACAGCGCTACAGGTGTTTCCCAGCAACAGTCTTTACTAGCTGAGACGTTTGCtaagttttaatggtgcaacctgATTTAGTGAATCACACGGGAGTCTAGTTAGTTGTTACTGTTCAGACTGAAGGATGAATCCAGATCAGAGTCCTGGTCTGGAGCCTAGTTTATAGTCTAAGTTTATAGTTAAACTGTTCTGATATCTTAcgactttattgatccacacAGAGAATCACAGTGATGAAGTACAACAGTAAAGACGAGCCACAGATTCTATCGTCTCAGTGTAACCTGTATTTTCAGtcctctgtcttgtctgtcaggTAACACTTGCTGTcaagctgaacacacacactttcagataAACTTTGAAGTAATAGGATAGAGAATGTggtttccatggaaacacagggatgatggtatgtgtgtgtgttaataggATCAGTGTGAGCTCCATTTGTCATTCTGAAAACACTTGTCTGTTCCTTCtttgttttgacacatttttatttccacacataaataaaacaaataaataaactgagAGCAAATTACAGTTGAGTAAATCAGGCTAAATTTAGATTAGTTCTCTTTACCACTGATTTAAgatctatttttttatttaacagaatgtacacattttgagaaaatgagacaaaaacaaagaaagaactAAAATGTAAGTAAATAATACGATGTTTGTTGaactaaaacattttcttttcagatgtttctgtctgcagtaaTAAACAGTTAATAACAAATTATAATGCAGCTGTGAACAGAAttaagtgtttat
The sequence above is a segment of the Enoplosus armatus isolate fEnoArm2 chromosome 17, fEnoArm2.hap1, whole genome shotgun sequence genome. Coding sequences within it:
- the syngr1a gene encoding synaptogyrin-1a isoform X1, translating into MDGFQAYGAGKAGGAFDPLTFIRQPQTVVRILCWLFSIVILGCVANEGYVNRPDEVEEFCIFNRNQYACNYAVAMGTLCFLCSTGFLALDIYFPQITGVKDRKKAVMADIGVSALWTLVWFVGFCFLANQWQVSKEEDNPLNEGADAARAAIIFSFSSVFTWALQCLLAVHRFKLGADSVTFNQEYVDPNQQEALEEAPPTED
- the syngr1a gene encoding synaptogyrin-1a isoform X2 codes for the protein MDGFQAYGAGKAGGAFDPLTFIRQPQTVVRILCWLFSIVILGCVANEGYVNRPDEVEEFCIFNRNQYACNYAVAMGTLCFLCSTGFLALDIYFPQITGVKDRKKAVMADIGVSALWTLVWFVGFCFLANQWQVSKEEDNPLNEGADAARAAIIFSFSSVFTWGGLTLLSVERLKRVSFEEEYNKLFSPPLA